The following proteins are encoded in a genomic region of Oncorhynchus masou masou isolate Uvic2021 chromosome 32, UVic_Omas_1.1, whole genome shotgun sequence:
- the LOC135525459 gene encoding protein Jade-1-like isoform X3 translates to MKRSRHPSSSEDSDNGSNSTSWSQHSKLRRTNGMKPAEVFRTDFITAMKLHDKYQLNPEDYFILADPWRQEWEKGVQVPVSPHIIPQTVARVVAEKGTEVMFLKPKKWIRSGGSGALGYVDIQTLAEGTCHYDLNDTDVAWLELINQQFTLMGMAVLDETTMERAMEEFERRCYDRMRHPMATEEGFGMEYDEDVVCDVCRSPDGEDNNEMVFCDKCNICVHQVCYGILKVPKGSWLCQTCALGISPKCQVCPKKGGAMKPTRSGTKWVHISCALWISECSAESCRTAFHVSCALDSSLEMNTIIKEQDEVKFKSFCPKHSGLVGGEDGKEGRRGGRLRGDEVLNPPVPHPVPNPVEALSLHHIRLQQLEESSHQLVAVKEVSQALQLNQETVHFMYQYWKLKCQANHSQPLLTPQMEEESLARREHDDVVLHHLFPRGMGQGAAPTPPRPATPR, encoded by the exons ATGAAGAGAAGTCGACATCCAAGCAGCAGCGAAGACTCTGACAATGGAA GTAACTCCACTTCTTGGTCGCAACATTCTAAACTCAGGAGAACCAATGGGATGAAGCCCGCAGAG GTGTTCAGGACAGACTTTATCACGGCCATGAAGCTCCATGACAAGTACCAACTGAACCCTGAGGATTACTTCATCCTGGCCGATCCCTGGAGACAGGAGTGGGAGAAGGGAGTCCAGGTCCCTGTCAGCCCTCACATCATTCCCCAGACTGTAGCCCG GGTGGTGGCTGAAAAGGGGACGGAGGTGATGTTCTTGAAGCCCAAGAAGTGGATCCGTTCTGGGGGTTCAGGGGCGCTGGGGTACGTGGACATCCAGACCCTGGCTGAGGGGACGTGTCATTACGACCTCAACGACACTGACGTGGCCTGGCTGGAGCTCATCAACCAGCAGTTCACTCTGATGG GCATGGCTGTACTGGATGAGACCACCATGGAGAGAGCAATGGAGGAGTTCGAGCGGCGTTGCTATGACAGAATGAGACATCCCATGGCAACGGAGGAGGGGTTTGGCATGGAGTACGACGAAGACGTCGTGTGTGACGTGTGTCGGTCACCTGACGGCGAGGACAACAATGAGATGGTTTTCTGTGACAAGTGCAACATCTGTGTTCACCAG GTGTGTTATGGGATTCTGAAGGTACCAAAAGGGAGCTGGCTGTGTCAGACCTGTGCTCTCGGCATCTCGCCCAAATGCCAAGTCTGCCCCAAGAAGGGCGGGGCCATGAAGCCCACCCGCAGCGGAACCAAGTGGGTCCACATCAGCTGTGCTCTGTGGATCTCCGAG tgtTCAGCTGAAAGCTGTCGGACAGCGTTCCATGTGAGCTGTGCCTTAGACAGCAGTCTGGAGATGAACACCATCATCAAAGAGCAGGATGAGGTCAAGTTCAAGTCCTTCTGCCCTAAACACTCTGGTCTGGTGGGAGGAGAGGACGgcaaggaggggaggaggggagggagactgagaggagatGAAGTTCTTAACCCTCCTGTCCCTCATCCAGTCCCCAACCCAGTGGAGGCCCTGAGCCTCCATCACATCAGACTACAGCAGCTGGAGGAGTCGTCACACCAGTTAGTTGCTGTGAAGGAGGTGTCCCAGGCCCTGCAGCTGAACCAGGAGACAGTCCACTTCATGTATCAGTACTGGAAACTGAAATGCCAAGCCAATCACAGCCAGCCATTGCTGACTCcccagatggaggaggagagtctggcaaggagagaacatgatgatgTCGTCCTCCACCACCTGTTTCCCCGGGGGATGGGTCAGGGTGCTGCGCCGACGCCTCCCAGGCCGGCCACACCCAGGTAG
- the LOC135525459 gene encoding protein Jade-1-like isoform X2, which yields MKPAEVFRTDFITAMKLHDKYQLNPEDYFILADPWRQEWEKGVQVPVSPHIIPQTVARVVAEKGTEVMFLKPKKWIRSGGSGALGYVDIQTLAEGTCHYDLNDTDVAWLELINQQFTLMGMAVLDETTMERAMEEFERRCYDRMRHPMATEEGFGMEYDEDVVCDVCRSPDGEDNNEMVFCDKCNICVHQVCYGILKVPKGSWLCQTCALGISPKCQVCPKKGGAMKPTRSGTKWVHISCALWISEVSIGNPEKMEPITNMSHIPSNRWALTCCLCKDQTGSCIQCSAESCRTAFHVSCALDSSLEMNTIIKEQDEVKFKSFCPKHSGLVGGEDGKEGRRGGRLRGDEVLNPPVPHPVPNPVEALSLHHIRLQQLEESSHQLVAVKEVSQALQLNQETVHFMYQYWKLKCQANHSQPLLTPQMEEESLARREHDDVVLHHLFPRGMGQGAAPTPPRPATPR from the exons ATGAAGCCCGCAGAG GTGTTCAGGACAGACTTTATCACGGCCATGAAGCTCCATGACAAGTACCAACTGAACCCTGAGGATTACTTCATCCTGGCCGATCCCTGGAGACAGGAGTGGGAGAAGGGAGTCCAGGTCCCTGTCAGCCCTCACATCATTCCCCAGACTGTAGCCCG GGTGGTGGCTGAAAAGGGGACGGAGGTGATGTTCTTGAAGCCCAAGAAGTGGATCCGTTCTGGGGGTTCAGGGGCGCTGGGGTACGTGGACATCCAGACCCTGGCTGAGGGGACGTGTCATTACGACCTCAACGACACTGACGTGGCCTGGCTGGAGCTCATCAACCAGCAGTTCACTCTGATGG GCATGGCTGTACTGGATGAGACCACCATGGAGAGAGCAATGGAGGAGTTCGAGCGGCGTTGCTATGACAGAATGAGACATCCCATGGCAACGGAGGAGGGGTTTGGCATGGAGTACGACGAAGACGTCGTGTGTGACGTGTGTCGGTCACCTGACGGCGAGGACAACAATGAGATGGTTTTCTGTGACAAGTGCAACATCTGTGTTCACCAG GTGTGTTATGGGATTCTGAAGGTACCAAAAGGGAGCTGGCTGTGTCAGACCTGTGCTCTCGGCATCTCGCCCAAATGCCAAGTCTGCCCCAAGAAGGGCGGGGCCATGAAGCCCACCCGCAGCGGAACCAAGTGGGTCCACATCAGCTGTGCTCTGTGGATCTCCGAG GTGAGCATTGGGAACCCAGAGAAGATGGAGCCCATCACCAACATGTCCCACATCCCCAGTAACAGATGggcactgacctgctgtctctgtAAAGACCAGACTGGATCCTGTATACAG tgtTCAGCTGAAAGCTGTCGGACAGCGTTCCATGTGAGCTGTGCCTTAGACAGCAGTCTGGAGATGAACACCATCATCAAAGAGCAGGATGAGGTCAAGTTCAAGTCCTTCTGCCCTAAACACTCTGGTCTGGTGGGAGGAGAGGACGgcaaggaggggaggaggggagggagactgagaggagatGAAGTTCTTAACCCTCCTGTCCCTCATCCAGTCCCCAACCCAGTGGAGGCCCTGAGCCTCCATCACATCAGACTACAGCAGCTGGAGGAGTCGTCACACCAGTTAGTTGCTGTGAAGGAGGTGTCCCAGGCCCTGCAGCTGAACCAGGAGACAGTCCACTTCATGTATCAGTACTGGAAACTGAAATGCCAAGCCAATCACAGCCAGCCATTGCTGACTCcccagatggaggaggagagtctggcaaggagagaacatgatgatgTCGTCCTCCACCACCTGTTTCCCCGGGGGATGGGTCAGGGTGCTGCGCCGACGCCTCCCAGGCCGGCCACACCCAGGTAG
- the LOC135525459 gene encoding protein Jade-1-like isoform X1: MKRSRHPSSSEDSDNGSNSTSWSQHSKLRRTNGMKPAEVFRTDFITAMKLHDKYQLNPEDYFILADPWRQEWEKGVQVPVSPHIIPQTVARVVAEKGTEVMFLKPKKWIRSGGSGALGYVDIQTLAEGTCHYDLNDTDVAWLELINQQFTLMGMAVLDETTMERAMEEFERRCYDRMRHPMATEEGFGMEYDEDVVCDVCRSPDGEDNNEMVFCDKCNICVHQVCYGILKVPKGSWLCQTCALGISPKCQVCPKKGGAMKPTRSGTKWVHISCALWISEVSIGNPEKMEPITNMSHIPSNRWALTCCLCKDQTGSCIQCSAESCRTAFHVSCALDSSLEMNTIIKEQDEVKFKSFCPKHSGLVGGEDGKEGRRGGRLRGDEVLNPPVPHPVPNPVEALSLHHIRLQQLEESSHQLVAVKEVSQALQLNQETVHFMYQYWKLKCQANHSQPLLTPQMEEESLARREHDDVVLHHLFPRGMGQGAAPTPPRPATPR, from the exons ATGAAGAGAAGTCGACATCCAAGCAGCAGCGAAGACTCTGACAATGGAA GTAACTCCACTTCTTGGTCGCAACATTCTAAACTCAGGAGAACCAATGGGATGAAGCCCGCAGAG GTGTTCAGGACAGACTTTATCACGGCCATGAAGCTCCATGACAAGTACCAACTGAACCCTGAGGATTACTTCATCCTGGCCGATCCCTGGAGACAGGAGTGGGAGAAGGGAGTCCAGGTCCCTGTCAGCCCTCACATCATTCCCCAGACTGTAGCCCG GGTGGTGGCTGAAAAGGGGACGGAGGTGATGTTCTTGAAGCCCAAGAAGTGGATCCGTTCTGGGGGTTCAGGGGCGCTGGGGTACGTGGACATCCAGACCCTGGCTGAGGGGACGTGTCATTACGACCTCAACGACACTGACGTGGCCTGGCTGGAGCTCATCAACCAGCAGTTCACTCTGATGG GCATGGCTGTACTGGATGAGACCACCATGGAGAGAGCAATGGAGGAGTTCGAGCGGCGTTGCTATGACAGAATGAGACATCCCATGGCAACGGAGGAGGGGTTTGGCATGGAGTACGACGAAGACGTCGTGTGTGACGTGTGTCGGTCACCTGACGGCGAGGACAACAATGAGATGGTTTTCTGTGACAAGTGCAACATCTGTGTTCACCAG GTGTGTTATGGGATTCTGAAGGTACCAAAAGGGAGCTGGCTGTGTCAGACCTGTGCTCTCGGCATCTCGCCCAAATGCCAAGTCTGCCCCAAGAAGGGCGGGGCCATGAAGCCCACCCGCAGCGGAACCAAGTGGGTCCACATCAGCTGTGCTCTGTGGATCTCCGAG GTGAGCATTGGGAACCCAGAGAAGATGGAGCCCATCACCAACATGTCCCACATCCCCAGTAACAGATGggcactgacctgctgtctctgtAAAGACCAGACTGGATCCTGTATACAG tgtTCAGCTGAAAGCTGTCGGACAGCGTTCCATGTGAGCTGTGCCTTAGACAGCAGTCTGGAGATGAACACCATCATCAAAGAGCAGGATGAGGTCAAGTTCAAGTCCTTCTGCCCTAAACACTCTGGTCTGGTGGGAGGAGAGGACGgcaaggaggggaggaggggagggagactgagaggagatGAAGTTCTTAACCCTCCTGTCCCTCATCCAGTCCCCAACCCAGTGGAGGCCCTGAGCCTCCATCACATCAGACTACAGCAGCTGGAGGAGTCGTCACACCAGTTAGTTGCTGTGAAGGAGGTGTCCCAGGCCCTGCAGCTGAACCAGGAGACAGTCCACTTCATGTATCAGTACTGGAAACTGAAATGCCAAGCCAATCACAGCCAGCCATTGCTGACTCcccagatggaggaggagagtctggcaaggagagaacatgatgatgTCGTCCTCCACCACCTGTTTCCCCGGGGGATGGGTCAGGGTGCTGCGCCGACGCCTCCCAGGCCGGCCACACCCAGGTAG